From a single Mobula birostris isolate sMobBir1 chromosome 13, sMobBir1.hap1, whole genome shotgun sequence genomic region:
- the LOC140207762 gene encoding GPI-linked NAD(P)(+)--arginine ADP-ribosyltransferase 1-like: METIRQFPWILILVSITCHLCRADVDTDTRNNGDDVIQLSMMNNSAAYIYTQSKESDMLATEYLRKEREVNEMLEEAWTDALSLRQTDPRLSKVPVPRGLREEHVVAIIAYTRETPFYSQFNAAVRMYGANDSVYAEKFAFKSFQYLLSVAIERLREVLGKTPQPTYRKMQKECYGEVRSRMKFGYFASSSRKQGSGAFGNKTRFTIFSQYGAQIENYSSFPGEEEVLIPPYEAFKITSYEPRTDGVDISLETDGEAGTRVRVERGSEGEMRVLRCEGTAIFPMAWLSTLALLAHFSL, encoded by the exons ATGGAGACAATACGACAATTTCCTTGGATTCTGATCTTGGTTTCTATCACGTGCCATCTCT GTCGGGCGGATGTAGACACGGACACCCGGAACAATGGGGATGACGTCATCCAGCTGAGCATGATGAATAACTCTGCCGCTTACATCTACACCCAGAGCAAAGAGTCCGACATGTTGGCCACCGAATATCTCAGAAAGGAGCGCGAAGTTAACGAAATGCTTGAAGAGGCATGGACAGATGCACTTTCCCTGCGACAAACCGACCCGCGACTGAGCAAGGTCCCAGTGCCCCGGGGGCTCAGAGAAGAACACGTGGTGGCCATAATTGCCTACACGCGGGAGACCCCATTCTATAGCCAGTTCAATGCGGCGGTGAGGATGTACGGAGCCAACGACTCCGTCTACGCGGAGAAGTTTGCCTTCAAAAGTTTCCAGTATCTTCTCTCCGTTGCCATCGAGAGACTGAGAGAGGTCTTGGGTAAGACACCCCAGCCGACCTACAGAAAAATGCAGAAAGAGTGCTATGGTGAGGTGAGATCACGAATGAAATTTGGTTATTTTGCTTCGTCCTCTCGCAAACAAGGGAGCGGGGCGTTCGGCAACAAAACAAGATTTACAATTTTCTCTCAGTACGGTGCCCAGATAGAAAATTACTCGTCTTTCCCCGGTGAGGAAGAGGTTCTGATTCCGCCATATGAAGCATTCAAAATCACGAGTTACGAACCGCGTACTGACGGAGTGGATATTTCTCTCGAAACGGACGGGGAGGCTGGGACCCGGGTAAGGGTGGAGAGGGGCAGTGAAGGCGAGATGAGGGTGCTGCGGTGTGAGGGGACCGCCATCTTCCCAATGGCGTGGTTGTCCACCCTGGCGTTGTTGGCTCACTTTTCGCTGTAA